The genomic window ATATTATATAGTTTCTTTTGTATTTAATGTCAAATGCACTCGAAATAAATCGGGTTGGTCATCGATTAATAAACTGTGTCGGGAAGGATATAGTATTTGCAGCCTTCGTTTTACATTGCTCAATCCAATTCCTCCCAACCTGTGATTGTGCATACTTCCCGCTACAACACTTTCTTTTGAGTTTTCAATAATGAGCTCCAAAACGTCCTCATGCATTTCAATCATGATATGGATAAAAGCATTTCCTATAGAATTTTTGATTCCGTGCTTAAAGCTATTTTCCACAAATGCAAGTATCATTAAAGGTGCTATTCTTGTTTTAGAAATATCTCCGGTTATTTGGATTGCAATATCTGCATTTTTATTCAATCGGATTTTTTCCAGATCTATGTAGTTTGTGATGTATTTCAAATCACGTTCCAGAGAAACTTTATCCTCATTGCACTCATACAACATGTATCTCATCATATCTGAGAGCTTCAATATAACTTCCGGAGCCATATCAGATTTTTTTAGAGTGAGTGCATATAAATTATTTAATGTGTTGAAAAGAAAATGTGGATTTATTTGGTTTTTCAAAGACTGAAGTTCAGTTTCAATATTTTTTGTCTCCAACTCTTTTTTCTCTGAAAGCATTTTGAACCAATCCAATGGAATTCTGGCTAGAGAGGATAAAGCCGGAATTATAATCAAGGAGATGAACGTTAATTTTGAATCAACGGTCCAACCGAGTAGATTATGATCGAAGCTCAGAGCTAAAATACGATTGACGTACACTTTGAGCGGTGTGGCGACAAAAGCAATTCCAATGATCAGAAATGTATAAATACCAAAGGACTGTTTTAAAAAAAACTGGGGTAATAAGTAGCCCAGATTGATATAAACCAGAGTAAAATAAAAGAGGGTATTAATGAAAGCCCACAGTAAGATGAACTCCCAAGGCCAGCTTGCCAAACTCAAATAACAAAATATAAGAAAGAAAATGAACCAGGCTAGCCCTTGCATCCAAGCCAAGGACCCTGACTTTCTTTGAAAAAGGGCCTGTAAATATTCCATTTCGCATGCAATATAGCTCTGCAACGGCTTCAAATCTGCCAGAAATCGACCAATCAGGTTAAAAATTTTATGAAAGGCAAGTTTTTGCCCAACCAAATCAAGCTGCAAGAGTTATTTTTGATCTTCATACAGTCATAAACAATGAATGAATCTTATAAATTGAAAAACACTGAACTAGCCGACCATTATAGGCAAATCCTAAGTGGGCTTGGCGAAGATCCTAATCGTGAGGGTTTGTCTAAAACTCCTCAGAGGGTGGCGAAAGCCATGGAGTTTCTTACCCAAGGGTATCACCAGGATGCCGCTGCGATATTGCAATCAGCACTGTTCTCTGAAGACTTTTCAGAAATGGTGGTTGTGAAAGATATAGAATTATATTCTCTTTGTGAACATCATTTGCTACCATTTTTTGGAAAAGCACATGTGGCTTATATACCCAGTGGGAAGATTGTAGGTCTGAGCAAAATACCACGAGTGGTAGATGTATTTGCCAGGCGGCTACAAGTACAAGAAAGGCTCACCCACGAGATATTGAATAGCATCCAGGATGCATTAAATCCTCTTGGTGCAGCAGTTGTAATCGAAGCTTTTCATATGTGTATGATGATGAGAGGCGTTCAAAAACAGAATTCAATGACGACCACGAGCGCATTTACAGGTATCTTCCGTAATGTAGAAACCAGGAATGAATTTTTAAATCTAATCAAGGACAGAAAATGAGCAAGACAGCATATTTATTTCCTGGTCAGGCCAGTCAGTTTCCTGGAATGGGTAAAAATTTATATGAAGAAAACCAGAATGCTAAAGAACTTTTTGAGCTTGCAAATAAAGTACTCGGATTTCGCATCAGCGATATTATGTTTAATGGAGGAGAAAACGAACTAAAAGCTACAAACATCACACAGCCGGCGGTTTTTATCCACTCTGTCATCAGTTTTCTCTGTCGCAAGAATATGGTTAGACCTGATGCAGTGGCTGGACACTCATTGGGTGAGTTTTCCGCGTTGGTTGCAGCGGAAGTACTTGACTTCGAGTCAGCGCTTCAACTTGTAGCATTGAGAGCAGATGCAATGCACAATGCATGCATATTGAATCCAGGCTCAATGGCTGCTATTGTAGGCCTGGAAGACCAGCAGATTGAGTCAATTTGTGCCTCCGTTACAGATGAGGTAGTAGTTCCTGCAAACTACAACTGTCCCGGTCAACTAGTAATATCAGGCAGTTTGAATGGATTGAAAAAAGCCGAAGAGAAAATGTTAGCAGCAGGAGCAAAACGCTTCATCCTCCTCCAAGTGGGAGGAGCATTTCATTCACCACTCATGGCTCCGGCTCAGGAAAAATTAAATGAGGCTATCAATCAGGCCTGTTTTCAAACAGCAAATTGTCCGGTTTTCCAAAATGTTGACGCCAGCCCACACCAGAATGCAAATGAGATAAAAGATTTATTGAGCAAACAACTAAATTCGCCTGTACGATGGACAGAAATAGTACAAAACATGATCCATATCGGTATTGAAGAATATTATGAGGTAGGAGGGAATGGGACCGTTCTTTCCGGATTTATGAAAAGAATTGATAGATCTAAAACTATAACTTCTATTTAAATGAAAGAATCAGAATCGCAACTCCGATTAGAAACGGGAAGTTTGTTAATTTCAGAGCCTTTTATGATAGACGAGCACTTTCGAAGGACAGTAATACTGATCGTAGACTATTTGAAATCCGATGGTTCAGTAGGATTTGTATTAAATAAAGAAATGGATTTCACAATTGAGGAGCTTATTGATGAAATTGATGAGTTTCCTTTGAAGGTACATTATGGTGGACCAGTGGCACCTGAAACCTTACATTTTCTGCACTGCAAAGGCGATATCATCGATGATAGCATTCTGGTAGGTCCAGGTATATATTGGGGAGGAAATTTTGACCAAATCAAATTCCTTATCCGTACCAAAGTATTAGGCCCATATGACATTCAATTTTTCTTGGGATATAGTGGTTGGTCTCCAGGGCAGCTGGAAGAAGAATTAGAATTGAAATCATGGTTTCTTGCTGAAGCTGATTCTAACTATATTTTTTCGCAGAAAAAGAGAGACATCTGGAAAACAGCCTTAGAACATAAGGGCGATCATTTTAGTATCATCGGCCAAATGTCTACTGACTCAATTCTCAATTAGCACCATTCTGATATGATCCGTCTTTCTAATGTAAGTTTATTTTTTGGGGAACGTGCCCTGCTCAAGGACGTAAATCTCACATTTTCTCCAGGCGAAAAAGTAGCGATCACAGGCCGGAATGGAACGGGAAAATCAACGATGTTTAAACTGATTACCGGAGAGTATAAAGCTGATGTTGGTTCTGTTGAAATTCCAAATGATTACACTGTTGGAATTCTAAAACAAGAACTTCCTGAAGACCGGGGACTAAGTGTAAGAGATGAGTTGATGCGTAGTCTTACGGAAATCCAACTACTGAAAGATGAACTTACCAGCATTGAACATAAATTGCATAATCCGGAATTGGACGCGGATGAAATGTCAAGATTGCTGGACAGACAAGAATGGA from Saprospiraceae bacterium includes these protein-coding regions:
- a CDS encoding sensor histidine kinase; the encoded protein is MEYLQALFQRKSGSLAWMQGLAWFIFFLIFCYLSLASWPWEFILLWAFINTLFYFTLVYINLGYLLPQFFLKQSFGIYTFLIIGIAFVATPLKVYVNRILALSFDHNLLGWTVDSKLTFISLIIIPALSSLARIPLDWFKMLSEKKELETKNIETELQSLKNQINPHFLFNTLNNLYALTLKKSDMAPEVILKLSDMMRYMLYECNEDKVSLERDLKYITNYIDLEKIRLNKNADIAIQITGDISKTRIAPLMILAFVENSFKHGIKNSIGNAFIHIMIEMHEDVLELIIENSKESVVAGSMHNHRLGGIGLSNVKRRLQILYPSRHSLLIDDQPDLFRVHLTLNTKETI
- the folE gene encoding GTP cyclohydrolase I FolE — translated: MNESYKLKNTELADHYRQILSGLGEDPNREGLSKTPQRVAKAMEFLTQGYHQDAAAILQSALFSEDFSEMVVVKDIELYSLCEHHLLPFFGKAHVAYIPSGKIVGLSKIPRVVDVFARRLQVQERLTHEILNSIQDALNPLGAAVVIEAFHMCMMMRGVQKQNSMTTTSAFTGIFRNVETRNEFLNLIKDRK
- the fabD gene encoding ACP S-malonyltransferase; this translates as MSKTAYLFPGQASQFPGMGKNLYEENQNAKELFELANKVLGFRISDIMFNGGENELKATNITQPAVFIHSVISFLCRKNMVRPDAVAGHSLGEFSALVAAEVLDFESALQLVALRADAMHNACILNPGSMAAIVGLEDQQIESICASVTDEVVVPANYNCPGQLVISGSLNGLKKAEEKMLAAGAKRFILLQVGGAFHSPLMAPAQEKLNEAINQACFQTANCPVFQNVDASPHQNANEIKDLLSKQLNSPVRWTEIVQNMIHIGIEEYYEVGGNGTVLSGFMKRIDRSKTITSI
- a CDS encoding YqgE/AlgH family protein — encoded protein: MKESESQLRLETGSLLISEPFMIDEHFRRTVILIVDYLKSDGSVGFVLNKEMDFTIEELIDEIDEFPLKVHYGGPVAPETLHFLHCKGDIIDDSILVGPGIYWGGNFDQIKFLIRTKVLGPYDIQFFLGYSGWSPGQLEEELELKSWFLAEADSNYIFSQKKRDIWKTALEHKGDHFSIIGQMSTDSILN